The Peribacillus sp. FSL P2-0133 genome has a segment encoding these proteins:
- a CDS encoding protoporphyrinogen oxidase, with protein sequence MKTVVVVGGGITGLSTMYYLQKTVKARNLSVRLILIEGNEELGGKIRTVLNGPFKIEAGADSIVARKQNIKPFIKELNLEDQVVYNATGKSFIHTDGMLKGIPEDALFGIPMSLESLAKSDLVSAQGKVDALKDFYTKNETFTKNDSIGLFLESFLGKELVQKQISPVLSGVYSGKLNELTIAKTLPEMLDYKNEYGSIIRGLSENMQKYQSKGNKKFLSFKNGLSTLVDRIEESLDLVEILKGVSVDKIGVGDEGYIISLANGETLETDFIVLSTPHTVAQKLLGDRELDEDFDGLINSSMISVYLGFDIPDSMLPKDGTGFIAGDNSDLICNACTWTSRKWEHTSENSQLLVRLFYKSSSPDYERLRSLTNQELIQVALRDIKNSLSISGNPVTSEVTKWHENMPNYHIKHPQIVQSLEEKISENYPNVLLAGCSYNGVGIPDCIADGEKKAQEICLKL encoded by the coding sequence ATGAAAACAGTCGTAGTCGTAGGTGGAGGCATTACCGGTTTATCAACCATGTATTATTTACAAAAAACAGTTAAAGCGAGGAATCTCTCCGTACGATTGATATTAATAGAAGGAAATGAGGAACTAGGCGGTAAAATAAGGACTGTGCTCAATGGTCCATTTAAAATTGAAGCGGGTGCCGATTCGATTGTCGCCAGGAAACAAAATATAAAACCATTTATTAAGGAATTGAACCTAGAGGATCAAGTTGTCTATAATGCGACGGGAAAATCATTCATCCATACAGATGGGATGCTGAAGGGAATTCCCGAGGATGCCCTATTCGGAATACCAATGAGCCTTGAGTCGCTGGCGAAAAGCGATCTGGTTTCTGCCCAAGGGAAGGTTGACGCCTTAAAGGATTTCTATACAAAAAATGAGACGTTTACGAAGAATGACTCAATTGGTTTATTTCTTGAAAGCTTTTTAGGTAAGGAATTGGTGCAAAAGCAGATATCGCCTGTCCTATCGGGTGTTTACTCAGGAAAATTAAATGAATTGACCATTGCCAAAACACTGCCAGAGATGCTGGATTATAAAAATGAATATGGCAGTATAATACGCGGTCTATCGGAAAATATGCAGAAATACCAAAGCAAGGGTAATAAGAAGTTCCTTTCGTTTAAAAATGGCCTATCAACATTGGTTGATCGAATTGAGGAAAGCCTCGATCTGGTGGAAATTTTAAAAGGGGTCAGTGTGGATAAAATTGGAGTTGGAGATGAAGGGTACATCATTTCATTGGCAAACGGTGAAACGCTGGAAACGGACTTCATCGTATTGAGTACACCGCATACAGTCGCCCAGAAATTATTGGGTGATCGGGAGTTGGATGAGGACTTCGACGGCTTGATCAATAGTTCGATGATTAGCGTTTATCTTGGATTCGATATCCCGGACAGCATGCTTCCTAAAGACGGGACAGGTTTCATTGCAGGTGATAATAGTGATTTGATCTGCAATGCATGTACATGGACAAGCCGGAAATGGGAGCATACTTCTGAAAACAGTCAGCTTTTGGTAAGGCTTTTTTATAAAAGCTCTAGTCCGGACTATGAACGCTTACGGTCCCTTACAAACCAGGAATTGATCCAGGTGGCTTTACGCGACATTAAAAACAGTCTAAGCATTTCCGGGAATCCAGTAACGAGTGAAGTGACGAAATGGCATGAGAATATGCCGAACTACCATATTAAACATCCTCAAATCGTTCAATCATTGGAGGAGAAAATCTCCGAGAATTATCCGAATGTTTTACTTGCGGGCTGCTCATACAATGGTGTCGGAATACCGGACTGTATTGCTGATGGGGAAAAGAAAGCGCAAGAGATATGTCTGAAGTTGTAA
- a CDS encoding XRE family transcriptional regulator — protein sequence MQIGKKIKNLRLKKGLTQEELGERTDLSKGYISQLERDLSSPSIETLFNILEVLGCKPKQFFDEEDQVQKVVYEEEAQTFFIDEERGYQIQWLVPESNEKEMEPIRLILQEKGEFKQFEPSLSETFGYVLSGRVIVKLGTHTYFVKAGESIYFHASDEHQIINDFEGPSELLLVVTESYL from the coding sequence ATGCAAATTGGAAAAAAAATAAAGAACCTTCGCTTGAAAAAAGGATTGACCCAGGAAGAATTGGGGGAAAGAACGGATTTAAGCAAAGGATATATTTCACAGTTGGAAAGGGATCTTAGTTCCCCTTCAATTGAAACTCTTTTCAATATTTTAGAAGTACTCGGCTGCAAGCCGAAGCAGTTCTTCGATGAAGAGGATCAAGTCCAAAAAGTGGTTTATGAAGAAGAAGCACAAACATTTTTCATCGATGAAGAACGCGGGTATCAAATCCAGTGGCTCGTGCCTGAATCGAATGAAAAGGAAATGGAACCTATTCGGCTGATTCTCCAGGAAAAAGGGGAGTTCAAACAGTTTGAACCATCCCTGTCGGAAACATTCGGTTATGTATTAAGCGGAAGAGTCATTGTAAAGCTTGGTACACATACGTATTTCGTCAAGGCAGGGGAATCGATTTATTTTCATGCTTCAGATGAACATCAAATCATCAATGATTTTGAAGGTCCGTCAGAGTTATTACTCGTGGTGACGGAATCATACTTATAG
- a CDS encoding ABC transporter ATP-binding protein, with protein MANGNIIRFDQVTKQFDDDTVVLDNVSFEIERGKFYTLLGPSGCGKTTILRLIAGFTEASKGDIYFEGKKINDVPANKRQVNTVFQDYALFPHLNVFENVAFGLRIKKMKNSEVEIKVKEALSFVNLEGYEKREIREMSGGQRQRVAIARAIVNEPEVILLDEPLSALDLKLRTEMQYELRELQQRLGITFIFVTHDQEEALAMSDEIFVLNKGKIQQSGTPTDIYDEPLNRFVADFIGESNIVKGKMIEDYCVEFVGRQFECVDQGLNSNEAVDIVIRPEDLEITSVNRGKLQVRVDSQLFRGVHYEISCYDHDGNEWLVQSTKKVAVGDEIGLYFDPESIHVMRLGETEEEFDKRLEAYHDGESHEE; from the coding sequence ATGGCAAACGGGAATATAATACGCTTCGATCAGGTTACGAAGCAATTTGATGATGATACGGTAGTTCTCGATAATGTTAGTTTTGAAATCGAGAGAGGGAAGTTCTATACGCTCTTGGGTCCTTCCGGATGTGGGAAGACCACGATCCTTCGCTTGATTGCCGGATTTACGGAAGCCTCCAAAGGTGATATTTACTTTGAAGGTAAAAAGATCAATGACGTGCCAGCCAATAAAAGGCAAGTGAATACGGTATTTCAGGATTATGCACTTTTTCCGCATTTAAATGTGTTTGAAAATGTAGCATTTGGTCTTCGGATTAAAAAAATGAAGAATTCGGAAGTGGAAATCAAGGTGAAGGAAGCCCTCAGCTTTGTTAATTTGGAGGGGTATGAAAAACGGGAGATCAGGGAAATGTCCGGCGGTCAGCGGCAACGGGTAGCGATTGCCAGGGCGATTGTTAATGAACCGGAAGTCATCCTTCTGGATGAACCGCTATCTGCCCTCGATTTAAAATTACGTACAGAAATGCAATATGAATTACGGGAGCTGCAACAGAGGCTTGGTATCACGTTTATCTTCGTCACTCATGACCAAGAGGAAGCGTTAGCGATGTCAGATGAGATTTTTGTCCTTAACAAAGGGAAGATTCAGCAAAGTGGAACCCCTACGGATATTTATGATGAACCACTGAATCGGTTCGTTGCAGATTTCATCGGTGAGTCTAATATTGTAAAAGGAAAAATGATTGAAGATTACTGTGTGGAATTCGTCGGCAGACAGTTCGAATGTGTCGACCAAGGATTGAACAGTAATGAAGCTGTCGATATCGTCATCCGCCCGGAAGATTTAGAGATTACTTCCGTAAATCGCGGAAAACTGCAAGTTCGGGTGGACTCCCAGCTATTTCGCGGTGTTCATTATGAAATCAGCTGTTATGACCATGATGGAAATGAATGGCTTGTCCAATCAACGAAAAAAGTGGCAGTTGGAGATGAAATAGGTCTTTATTTCGATCCAGAATCGATTCATGTCATGCGATTGGGTGAAACGGAAGAAGAATTCGATAAACGTCTGGAAGCGTATCATGATGGAGAAAGTCATGAAGAATAA
- a CDS encoding ABC transporter permease produces the protein MKNKISRNIYFIPYVLWIALFVIAPILLILYYSFFDIEGNLSLINYQKFFTPVYLTMTLSSFWYAFLITGISLLVAYPTAYLLTKTKHKQLWLLLIIVPSWINLLLKAYAFIGIFGTYGVANGFLEAVGIGKQQILFTDFSFIFVSVYIFIPFMILPIFNSLDKMNPTLLDAANDLGASRWMTFRRVIFPLTLDGVKTGCQVVFIPALSLFMLTRLIAGNRVITLGTAIEQHFLVTQDWGMGSTIAVFLIIIMFLIMFVTGNRKQGV, from the coding sequence ATGAAGAATAAAATATCCCGGAATATTTACTTCATACCCTATGTCTTATGGATTGCTTTATTCGTGATTGCACCCATTTTGTTAATCCTTTACTATTCCTTCTTTGACATTGAAGGCAATCTATCTTTGATTAACTATCAAAAGTTCTTTACGCCAGTATATTTAACAATGACATTAAGCTCATTTTGGTATGCTTTCCTGATTACGGGAATATCCCTTTTAGTCGCTTACCCAACCGCATATTTGTTAACGAAAACAAAGCATAAGCAGTTGTGGCTTTTGCTAATCATCGTTCCTTCCTGGATCAATTTACTTTTGAAGGCTTATGCCTTCATTGGTATTTTTGGCACGTATGGTGTGGCGAATGGTTTTCTAGAGGCTGTAGGAATCGGGAAGCAGCAGATTCTCTTTACGGATTTCAGCTTCATATTCGTTTCGGTTTATATTTTCATCCCGTTTATGATCTTACCGATATTCAATTCGCTTGATAAAATGAATCCAACCCTTTTGGATGCGGCTAATGACTTGGGAGCGTCCCGATGGATGACATTCCGCCGTGTCATTTTTCCATTGACGTTAGATGGTGTAAAGACGGGATGCCAGGTAGTCTTCATCCCGGCACTTTCTTTGTTCATGCTTACAAGACTGATTGCCGGTAACCGCGTCATTACGCTTGGTACGGCTATCGAGCAGCACTTCCTTGTGACACAGGATTGGGGAATGGGTTCCACAATTGCGGTATTTTTGATTATTATAATGTTCCTGATTATGTTTGTAACGGGTAACCGAAAGCAGGGTGTGTAA
- a CDS encoding ABC transporter permease encodes MGNKLSPTSKAFLVLIFLILYAPIFFLVFYSFNSGGTMYDFKGFTMEWYMELFQDTRLLIIVLNTLVIALLSALISTIIGVMGAIGIRSFTSSKAKNTVLSLNNVLIVSPDVIIGASFLILFTMAGIKLGFYSVLLSHIAFSIPIVVLLVLPKLQEMSPTLIDAARDLGASRWDVLTKVILPYILPGIFAGFFMALTYSLDDFAVTFFVTGNGFSTLSVEIYSLARRGISLNINALSTLLFVVTLLLVVVYYFITQRVRQTGMGGKR; translated from the coding sequence TTGGGCAATAAATTATCACCAACATCAAAAGCGTTTCTCGTTTTGATTTTTCTCATACTCTATGCACCGATTTTCTTTTTAGTCTTTTACTCTTTTAACAGCGGTGGAACGATGTATGACTTTAAAGGGTTCACGATGGAGTGGTACATGGAACTGTTCCAAGATACAAGGCTGCTGATCATTGTATTGAATACACTTGTGATCGCTTTATTATCTGCACTGATCTCAACGATCATTGGGGTGATGGGGGCGATTGGAATTCGGTCCTTTACGAGCAGTAAAGCTAAGAATACGGTATTATCATTGAATAATGTATTGATTGTCAGTCCCGATGTGATCATCGGTGCTTCCTTCCTGATTTTATTCACAATGGCCGGGATCAAGCTTGGATTCTACTCGGTACTGTTGTCGCATATCGCCTTCAGCATCCCGATCGTAGTGCTGCTGGTTCTTCCGAAACTTCAGGAAATGAGCCCTACTTTAATTGATGCGGCCCGAGATTTAGGGGCAAGCCGGTGGGATGTATTGACGAAGGTCATCCTTCCATACATCTTACCAGGTATCTTTGCTGGTTTTTTTATGGCATTGACTTATTCACTTGATGATTTTGCAGTTACGTTCTTTGTGACCGGTAATGGCTTCTCCACTCTTTCTGTGGAAATCTATTCATTGGCCCGCCGTGGTATTTCATTGAATATCAATGCACTATCGACACTGCTGTTCGTCGTGACACTGCTGTTGGTTGTCGTATATTACTTTATAACTCAACGTGTAAGGCAAACGGGAATGGGGGGGAAACGATGA
- a CDS encoding ABC transporter substrate-binding protein, translating to MKRLVQMFLIISLVSALLLYAISRLNSSQGFTSSNTLTIYNWGDYIDTDLIERFEKETGIKVIYETFDSNEAMMTKIEQGGTTYDIAIPSEYMIDKMRQEDLLIPLDHSKLPNLKNIDERFIDLPFDPENKYSVPYFWGTVGIVYNSKMLGGKEITAWADLWDKDLKNEILLTDGAREVMGMGLNSLNYSLNDIDEEHLQEAKSKLDALTPNIKAIVGDESRMLLEAQEAAIGLVWSGVASEIMAENEDLEYVVPKEGSNLWFDNMVIPKTTKNVDAAHQFINFMLDPKVAAQNAEYVSYSTPNKEALKYMPEEVVKDERFYPSPELTKKLEVYENLGKKNLAHYNELFLEFKMHRK from the coding sequence ATGAAAAGGCTTGTCCAAATGTTTTTGATCATTTCCCTCGTATCCGCTTTGCTGCTATATGCGATTTCAAGATTGAATTCATCGCAAGGGTTTACGAGCAGCAATACGCTTACCATCTATAATTGGGGCGATTACATCGATACGGATCTAATCGAACGTTTTGAAAAAGAAACAGGGATAAAGGTCATTTATGAGACGTTCGATTCGAATGAGGCCATGATGACTAAAATCGAACAAGGCGGTACGACTTATGACATTGCCATTCCGTCTGAGTATATGATCGATAAGATGCGGCAAGAAGACTTGCTGATTCCCTTGGATCATTCCAAGCTTCCGAATTTGAAAAATATCGATGAGCGATTCATCGATCTGCCATTCGATCCGGAGAATAAATATTCCGTCCCTTATTTCTGGGGAACGGTTGGAATTGTTTACAATTCCAAGATGCTCGGTGGCAAAGAAATAACGGCCTGGGCGGATTTATGGGATAAAGATTTAAAAAATGAAATCCTTTTGACGGATGGGGCAAGAGAAGTGATGGGTATGGGTCTCAACTCTTTGAATTATTCATTGAATGATATAGATGAAGAACACCTTCAAGAGGCAAAATCCAAGCTTGATGCCCTCACCCCGAATATTAAAGCGATAGTAGGAGATGAAAGCCGCATGCTATTGGAAGCCCAGGAAGCGGCGATTGGCCTTGTTTGGTCGGGAGTTGCTTCTGAAATCATGGCTGAAAATGAAGATCTCGAATACGTTGTTCCAAAAGAGGGGTCCAATTTATGGTTTGATAATATGGTCATACCGAAGACAACCAAAAATGTCGATGCGGCTCACCAGTTCATCAACTTCATGCTGGACCCGAAAGTTGCGGCACAGAATGCTGAATATGTAAGTTACTCGACACCTAATAAAGAAGCACTGAAATATATGCCTGAAGAAGTGGTGAAGGATGAACGTTTCTATCCATCACCGGAACTGACAAAGAAACTCGAAGTGTACGAAAACCTCGGGAAGAAAAACTTGGCCCATTACAACGAACTCTTCCTTGAATTCAAGATGCATCGTAAATAA
- a CDS encoding peptidylprolyl isomerase codes for MKLLRSTKAYIWAGSILIIAGIMVFAMISSTDKTMASIDGEKISKDELYDALVAGYGADTLDLLVTNKLVELEAEKAGIKIKDEEIQKEIDTMVESYGDEKSLKEQLEASGSSMEALKKDIVVYLQTKKLVEPRITVTDDEISTYFEDNKETFDQAEQVEASHILVEDEKTAKKVAKEIAEGGDFAKLAAEYSTDTQTADNGGSLGYFGKGDMVGEFEDVAFDLDINKVSDPVKSDYGYHIIKVTGKKEAKKANLEDSKDVIKETLLSEKLQEEYPVWLAEVKKDHEITNKLEGSN; via the coding sequence ATGAAACTATTAAGAAGCACGAAGGCATATATTTGGGCAGGGAGCATTTTAATCATTGCCGGGATCATGGTATTTGCGATGATCTCGTCCACGGATAAGACAATGGCGAGCATCGATGGCGAGAAAATCAGTAAGGATGAGCTGTATGACGCGCTTGTTGCGGGGTACGGAGCAGACACTTTAGACCTGTTAGTTACGAATAAATTGGTTGAATTGGAAGCGGAAAAAGCGGGAATTAAAATAAAGGATGAAGAAATCCAGAAAGAAATCGATACTATGGTTGAGTCCTATGGTGATGAAAAGTCGTTAAAAGAGCAATTGGAAGCAAGCGGTTCTTCCATGGAGGCCTTAAAAAAGGACATCGTGGTTTATCTGCAAACGAAAAAACTGGTCGAACCGAGAATTACCGTGACGGACGATGAAATCAGTACGTATTTTGAAGATAATAAAGAAACATTTGATCAAGCTGAACAAGTGGAAGCTAGTCATATTTTAGTCGAAGACGAAAAAACGGCTAAAAAAGTTGCAAAAGAAATTGCAGAAGGCGGTGATTTCGCTAAATTGGCAGCTGAATATTCCACTGATACACAAACGGCGGATAACGGCGGAAGCCTGGGGTATTTTGGGAAAGGTGATATGGTGGGAGAGTTTGAAGATGTCGCCTTTGATCTTGATATAAATAAAGTCAGTGACCCAGTCAAATCCGATTATGGGTACCATATCATAAAAGTAACCGGTAAGAAGGAAGCAAAAAAGGCTAATTTAGAAGACAGTAAAGATGTAATTAAAGAAACGCTTCTTTCTGAAAAATTACAAGAGGAATATCCAGTTTGGTTGGCTGAAGTGAAAAAAGACCATGAGATAACGAATAAATTAGAGGGTTCTAACTAA
- a CDS encoding YtxH domain-containing protein, with amino-acid sequence MTQSTIETQPNSKLLKGILIGGLVGGALTLLDSNTRNKVKRSAVLLKDNSMNMIEQVKENPGEMKEQMVSGVKGATETIKEAINDVETLYETVNEDVVGKVSEVKDISTDALGTAKDATSELKDISSKVVVAGKQLKETPSQSLKADNDKNEKESDEIVKKSGLSNQKSISSNF; translated from the coding sequence ATGACTCAATCGACTATCGAAACTCAACCGAATAGCAAACTCTTAAAAGGGATTCTAATTGGGGGGCTTGTTGGTGGTGCGTTGACCTTGCTTGACTCCAATACAAGAAATAAAGTAAAGCGTTCAGCCGTCCTTTTAAAAGACAACTCCATGAATATGATTGAACAGGTCAAGGAAAATCCCGGAGAAATGAAGGAACAGATGGTATCAGGAGTCAAAGGGGCAACGGAGACGATTAAAGAGGCAATCAATGACGTTGAAACACTATATGAAACCGTTAATGAAGACGTGGTGGGTAAAGTATCCGAAGTAAAGGATATCTCCACTGATGCCCTTGGTACAGCTAAAGATGCAACAAGTGAATTGAAAGACATCAGTTCAAAAGTGGTCGTTGCCGGTAAACAGCTGAAAGAAACACCATCACAATCATTGAAAGCCGATAATGATAAAAATGAAAAAGAGAGTGATGAAATCGTTAAAAAATCAGGATTATCCAATCAAAAATCCATTTCATCCAACTTTTAA
- a CDS encoding MarR family transcriptional regulator: MTNDKVSGLIDRYMRVSFYVNKMGELLIKDQICDVLTNEQYYTLRFIQQQRLCTSTEISDAFYINKSAVTSNINRLEGKGLIEREQDLVDRRVFHLKLSKEGEALLHETESKIHKLVESIMTKFDYEEIVRFLDTYEKLSQIFIQMKNEELEEI; encoded by the coding sequence ATGACTAATGACAAAGTTTCTGGATTGATTGATCGATATATGAGGGTATCCTTCTATGTCAATAAGATGGGTGAGCTTTTAATAAAAGACCAGATTTGTGATGTGCTGACGAACGAACAATACTATACTTTACGGTTCATTCAACAACAGCGGTTGTGTACATCGACGGAAATCAGTGATGCCTTTTATATTAATAAGAGTGCCGTCACTTCCAACATCAACAGGCTGGAAGGCAAAGGATTGATAGAACGGGAACAGGACCTGGTTGACCGAAGGGTCTTTCACTTGAAGCTTTCCAAAGAGGGGGAAGCATTGTTACATGAAACGGAAAGTAAGATTCATAAATTGGTAGAGAGCATCATGACGAAATTCGATTATGAAGAGATTGTTAGATTCCTTGATACATATGAGAAGCTTTCACAAATTTTCATTCAAATGAAAAATGAGGAATTGGAGGAAATATAA